The Desulfonatronum lacustre DSM 10312 region GGAATTGGCCGAGACCTTGGCCGAATTTCTTAAAAAAGTCTCGGTCGGGGATCTGCTCCAGGGCACGGTATCCCGGTTGGCCCCTTTCGGTGCGTTCGTGGAATTGGCCCCGAGTCTGGAAGGGCTGGTGCACGTCTCCGAACTGGGCTGGTCCCGCAATGTTTCTCCGGAAGACGTGGTGTCCGTGGGCGACCAAGTCACGGTCAAACTGCTCAAAGTCGACGACCAGGGCAAGGGAATCCGCCTGGAATTGTCCATGAAACAGGCCATGGAAGACCCGTGGAGCCGGTTGGCCGACGAGGTCCGGGTGGGGGCCAAGCTGAGCGGACGGGTGACCAACCTGGCCCCGTTCGGTGCGTTCATGGAAATCGTTCCCGGAATCGAAGGCCTCGTGCATGTGAGTGAGATGAGCTACCTGAAGCGGGTGCACAAGCCCGGAGACATGGTGGCCGTGGGCGACAGCGTCCCGGTGATGGTTAAGTCCATTGATCCGCAAACCCGGCGCATCGCTTTGTCCATGCGCGACGCCGAGGGCGATCCCTGGGAGGGAGTGGCCGAACGATTCAAGAAAGGCCAGATGATTCAGGGGACCATGGAAAAGCGGGAAAAATTCGGCATGTTCGTCCGGCTCGAGCCCGGAGTCGTGGGCCTGTTGCCCCTTTCCCGTCTGGAACGCGCCGAGGACGAGGCCTATGCCAAGGCCAAGCCCGGAGACGTGCTGTCGGTTGTCGTCGACGTCGTGGACGTGGACAAGCGTCGTATCTCCTTGGCTCTGCCCGGTGCCGACCAGGGCGAGGACTGGCGTGGCCACGCGGCCCAGGAAACGGCTCCCATGGGGTCATTGGGCGAGCAGTTGAAAAAGGCCATGGAGGCCAAGGAAGAGTAAAGAGGGGAGGCGCGGGCTATTGTTTAGGAGATGCTCGGGGTTGAAATCGAAATCGGTATCGTAACTATTCAGCATAGAGTAATGCCGTTGTCGGGGTCGGTATCGGGATCGAAAACGCTGGGTAGCGTTCAAATTTTTCCTGTTCCGATTCCGATTCCGATAGCGACCCCGACTCCGATTGCCGGAGCAAGGGCGGAAACAAAATGTGCTGAATAGATACTCGGTATCAAAGCTTTTTTTGATTTCGATACCGATTTCGATTTTGTCGGCAAAGTGGAGCTATGCTGGCAGGACGACCTCGAAGACACACCCACGCGGGGTGTTGGGCAGGACCCTGATCGTCCCCTGGTGCTCCCCGACGATGGACTTGGCGATGGTCAAACCCAGGCCGGTCCCGCCTTTCTTGCGGGAAAAGTAAGGCTCGAAGATGTTTTGCATGTCGTCGACCTGACTGAGACCCTGCCCGTTGTCCTGGAACTCGATGCGCACCGACTGATTTTCCGGGTCGTGGCTGAGCCGGGTTCGTACTTCCGGTTGGTCCTGATCCTCCAGGGCCTCCACGGCGTTGGTCAGCAGGTTGATCCAGACCCGGCGCAGGGCTTCGGGGTCGAAACGTACCAGGGGAATCGGGCCGTCCACGTCCAGGGTCCATTTGATGCGCACATGGCTGTTGCGGAACATGTCCACGATTTCCTCCAGATGCGGCTCCAGGGCGTTCTCGAAGGCCCGGACCTCCGGCAGCTTTGCAAAGGAAGAAAACTCCTGAACCATGCGCTGGAGATGTTCTACCTGGCGAATAATGATTTTGGTACACTGGTCAAAGACGGTTCGGTCGTCCACCTGGGCGGCGAACTTGCGCTCCAACCGCTGAGCTGAAAGCTTGATGGGCGTCAGCGGATTCTTGATTTCATGGGCGATCCGACGAGCCACATCCTTCCAGGCGGCTAGGCGCTGCATCTTCTCCAGTTCCGTGACGTCCTCGAACACCGCAATGACCCCGCCCTGATCCTGCAGGTGGACGATGTTCACCAACAGCTTGATTTCCCTGGACCCCATGCGCAGATCCAATTGCCGCTGCCATTTGGCCCGGGGGTGGACGTGCAGGTGCTTGATCACGCCCTGGAGCATGCCCAGATAATCCTGATGCAGAAACTGGTTGGGCGTCTTGCCCAGGATTTGCCGGGAGTCGAAATTCAGGATCGCCTCGGCGGCCTTGTTCACCGTGCTCACCCGTCCGTCCGGGCCGATGGAGACCACTCCGGAAGTGATGTTGTCCAGTACGGCCTCCATATACTGGCCCCTGGTCTCCAATTCCTGGTTTTGATCTTCCAGGCGGGCGTTGGCCTGGGTCAGTTTAGCCCGGCTGGACTCCAGATCCCGGACCATATGGTTGAAGGACTGAACCAGCATGCCCAGTTCGTCCTTGGCGTCATCCTGGAGGCGAAAGGCCAGGTCCCCCTCGGCGATGCGCTGGGTGCCCAGAGCCAGGGCCTGGACCGGGGCGGAAAGTTCCTTGGCCAGGCGAAAGCCGAACCAGGTCGCGGCAAGGACGATCAGCAGGGTGGTCAGCCCCAGGACCAAGTAGAGCGTCACCTTCAAGGGATACTTCAGGGTTTGCAATTTTTTGTATTCGTCCACGCCCCGGACGATCTGGCGCAACTTGAACAGCAGCCCCTCGCCCAGGCTGTCGCCCAGGACCAGATAGCCGGTCCGCCCGCCGTCCACAGGCAGCACTCCCACGACCAGATCGGAACTGGGTCCGGGATGAATGGCGGAGAGAATCCGGGGGGAGTCCAGCAGGGATTCCAGGTTCATCTCCGTGCGGACGCTGGGCCAGGCCGCGGCCCAGTCCTCGTTGGCGTGCCAATTCTGCTCGGTCAGCCCCGGAGAGAGGACGCCGGTCAGCCCCAGCCCGTATTCCTGGCGTTTTTCGTCCAGAAAGGCGTGCATGGGCCGTCCGCCCCAGGAATATTGGCGTTCTCGGATATGGTTGACCAAAAATTCACCGCGCTGCTCCAGACGTTCCTGAGCCGAGGAATAAAAGGATTGGCCGACGGTCAGGGCTTGTTCCAGGGATTTTTCCATCTGCCCTTCGAACCAGAAGTCCACGGATGTGCGCACGAAGATCAGGGAAATCAGAAATAGCAGAACCGTGGGGACCAGGGAGAGGGACACGAAGGCCAGGACCAGTCGAGTGCGCAGCCGGACCCCGATGACCTTGCGTCGTCGCTCCAGGATGAGCTTGACCACGTTTCTGGCCACCAAAAACAGGACGACCAGCAACAGGATGAAGTTCAGGTTGTACAGGGCGAAAAAAACGTAGGAGTCGACCCGCAGGAAATTGAGCTGCACCCAGACCAACACGACCACGGCAATAAAACCGAACAGTGCCAAGTACAACTCACGCTGCCGGCGTTTGCGTTGGACCCTGTCCGGAACGCTGATCTTGATCGGGTCGGGGGAAGGCGAAGGTTCGGGCATGGGCGGTGAGTGCGCGGTCAACCTTGGACGATGGGTGCGCGGGTCACCCTTGAGCGACGAGCGCGGTCAACCATGACCGACGGCGCTCAAGGGACGGAGAATTCCAGTTCATAGCGAATCGGGGTCATCACTTCCCAGGACCAAAAGAAGAGCACGCGGCGCATCCACACGGGGATGTCCCGGCGATCCAGGGTGACTTCCAATTCCATGTGATAGGTCTGGCCCGGAACCAGCATGGACCATTCGCCCATTTCCAGGCTGATCTCCCGCCAATGTTCGGTGATCAAGTCCTTGAGTTCCTTGGCCTTGACCAGATGTTCCTTCTGGGGCAACGTCAACTCGTATTCTTGAGTCAACGGGTTCCATTCCAAGACATGCTCAAAGATCTGTTCGTGAAGGATTCTGTTGGGCAAGAATAAGCGCTTGGAGATCAGACGGGCGGTCCCTTCCAACCAGAGGTCGACTCCTTCGTGCAGGACCGCGGCGACGGGTTCGGGCTGTTCCAGACGCAACCCGAAGCGGAGATGAATTTTTTCGGCTTGGCTGTCCACCACCAAGTTGTCCAGAGCCAGCAACGTGGCCCCCATGCCGGGGATCGGAATTGCGACCACGGTCAGGACCAGCAGACAACTCAGGATAAAATGGCGAATATGGAGCATCAAATGGGGGATGGATGATATTTGAGGAGAAGCCCTGCGCATCAAGATGATCCTCTACCCTTATTGGCATGCCTTTGACAACCAGCAAGGCTTTGTTTAGCGGAGCGCATATGCAACTGAACGAACATGACGGCAAGACACTCTTCGAGGAATCGGGCGTTCCCACGCCCAAAGGCCTGTTGCTTTCTCCCGACGATTTGACCGAAGGGCGACGCTTGGAACTGATGTCCCGGTTGGTCGGAATACCCTCGCCCTGGATGCTCAAGGTTCAGGTGCTCTCCGGCGGACGCGGCAAGCAAGGGGGGATCGTCTCCGTGGACTCCCTTGAAGAATTGGTCACCAACGCCGAGGGCCTGTTTCAAATGATCGTCAGTGACCGGAAGGTTCCGTTGCTGCGTATTGAACAACGGGCGGACATCGCCCGGGAATTCTATCTCAGCCTGACCCTGCATCGGGAGTGGGGCTGCCCGGTGCTGACCATCGGCCGTCGGGGCGGAGTAGATGTGGAAGCCATCGGCGCCGAGGATCCGGAAAATCTTTTCATTCAGAAAATCAATCCTTTGGCCGGGTTGATGGATCATCACATTCGCGCGGCATTTTTTCATTTGGGACTGGACCGAGACGCGATCAAGGCCTTTTGGCC contains the following coding sequences:
- a CDS encoding 30S ribosomal protein S1, with translation MSDSQMEQSFAEMFEASEMEMKPDLRVGDRIKGRIIAVSEEMVYVDTGTKSDGVIEKQELLDKDDVFSLREGDEVELFVVAVQGGQIRLAKALSGEGGLEQLRQAMEEGIPVEGKIKETCKGGFRVRILDKTAFCPLSQVDRRPVVDPEALVGETMQFLITKVEERGRNIVVSRRALLDLELAETLAEFLKKVSVGDLLQGTVSRLAPFGAFVELAPSLEGLVHVSELGWSRNVSPEDVVSVGDQVTVKLLKVDDQGKGIRLELSMKQAMEDPWSRLADEVRVGAKLSGRVTNLAPFGAFMEIVPGIEGLVHVSEMSYLKRVHKPGDMVAVGDSVPVMVKSIDPQTRRIALSMRDAEGDPWEGVAERFKKGQMIQGTMEKREKFGMFVRLEPGVVGLLPLSRLERAEDEAYAKAKPGDVLSVVVDVVDVDKRRISLALPGADQGEDWRGHAAQETAPMGSLGEQLKKAMEAKEE
- a CDS encoding sensor histidine kinase yields the protein MPEPSPSPDPIKISVPDRVQRKRRQRELYLALFGFIAVVVLVWVQLNFLRVDSYVFFALYNLNFILLLVVLFLVARNVVKLILERRRKVIGVRLRTRLVLAFVSLSLVPTVLLFLISLIFVRTSVDFWFEGQMEKSLEQALTVGQSFYSSAQERLEQRGEFLVNHIRERQYSWGGRPMHAFLDEKRQEYGLGLTGVLSPGLTEQNWHANEDWAAAWPSVRTEMNLESLLDSPRILSAIHPGPSSDLVVGVLPVDGGRTGYLVLGDSLGEGLLFKLRQIVRGVDEYKKLQTLKYPLKVTLYLVLGLTTLLIVLAATWFGFRLAKELSAPVQALALGTQRIAEGDLAFRLQDDAKDELGMLVQSFNHMVRDLESSRAKLTQANARLEDQNQELETRGQYMEAVLDNITSGVVSIGPDGRVSTVNKAAEAILNFDSRQILGKTPNQFLHQDYLGMLQGVIKHLHVHPRAKWQRQLDLRMGSREIKLLVNIVHLQDQGGVIAVFEDVTELEKMQRLAAWKDVARRIAHEIKNPLTPIKLSAQRLERKFAAQVDDRTVFDQCTKIIIRQVEHLQRMVQEFSSFAKLPEVRAFENALEPHLEEIVDMFRNSHVRIKWTLDVDGPIPLVRFDPEALRRVWINLLTNAVEALEDQDQPEVRTRLSHDPENQSVRIEFQDNGQGLSQVDDMQNIFEPYFSRKKGGTGLGLTIAKSIVGEHQGTIRVLPNTPRGCVFEVVLPA
- a CDS encoding DUF4390 domain-containing protein — its product is MRRASPQISSIPHLMLHIRHFILSCLLVLTVVAIPIPGMGATLLALDNLVVDSQAEKIHLRFGLRLEQPEPVAAVLHEGVDLWLEGTARLISKRLFLPNRILHEQIFEHVLEWNPLTQEYELTLPQKEHLVKAKELKDLITEHWREISLEMGEWSMLVPGQTYHMELEVTLDRRDIPVWMRRVLFFWSWEVMTPIRYELEFSVP